CGAAGTCGCCCTTGCCCGGGCCCCAGACCAGCCCCAGCACGCGGCGCGGCCCCAAGGGGGCGAGCACCAGCTGGCCTTGGCGCACGCCGTCCTCGGGGGACAGATAGTCCAGGATGCCCACCGGCTCGACGGTCAGGACCGCAATGCGGGCGCGGGGGGGAAAGAATTCGGGCGGGGTCATGATGGCGCGATAAAGACGGGACGCGGCCCGGGTTGCAAGCCCCCACCCCTTCCCGAGGCCGCCCAAGTGCAGTAAGACCCAAGCGAACCGCACGAGAGGGAGCCGGGCCATGAAATTCTTCGTCGACACCGCCGATATTGACGCGATCCGGGAACTGAACGACCTGGGCATGGTCGATGGGGTCACCACCAACCCCTCGCTGATCCTGAAGTCGGGCCGCGCCATCGCCGAGGTCACCGCCGAGATCTGCGCCATGGTCGAGGGCCCCGTCAGCGCCGAGGTCGTGGCCGAGAAGGCCGATGACATGATCGCCGAGGGCCGCCACCTGGCCAAGATCGCGCCGAATGTCTGCATCAAGGTGCCGCTGACCTGGGACGGCCTGAAGGCCTGCCGCGTGCTGTCGGACGAGGGTCACAAGCTGAACGTCACCCTGTGCTTCAGCCCGGCGCAGGCGATCCTGGCGGCCAAGGCGGGCGCGACCTTCATCAGCCCCTTCATCGGGCGTCTGGACGACATCCATCTGGACGGGATGGACCTGATCGCCGACATCCGCGAGATCTATGACAATTACGGCTACGAGACCGAGATCCTGGCCGCATCCATCCGCAGCGTGAACCATATCGTGGACGCGGCCAAGATCGGCGCCGACGTGATCACCGCGCCGCCCTCGGTCATCAAGTCGATGGCCAATCACGTGCTGACCGACAAGGGCCTGGCGCAGTTCAACGCGGATTGGGCGCAGACCGGCCAGAAGATCCTGTGAGCGGGGGGCTGGACCCCGAAACGCGCGACAGGCTGCTGGCCGATCCGGGCGCGATCCTGGCCGATCGCGACCTGATGCGCGCCCTGGTCGCCGCGCGCGAGGCCGAGGCGGGCGCGAATGTCGTCGACATCCGCGGCCGCGCCATGCAGGCGCTGGAGACCCGGCTGGACCGGCTGGAACAGGCCCATGAGGGCGTCATCGCCGCCGCCTATGACAACCAGTCGGGCACGGCGATGATCCATCGCGCGGTGCTGTTCCTGCTGGAACAGCCCGATCTGGGCGATCTGGTGGGCGTGCTGCAATCCGACATCGCGCCGCTGCTGCGCATCGAGACGCTGCGCCTGGTGGTCGAGGCCGATCCCGGCCTGCCCCCCCTGCCCGAGGATGCGGTGATCGTCCCCGAGGGCACGATCGGCCTGGTCGTCGCGGCCGGGCGGCGCGCGCCGCGGGGCGACGACATCCTGCTGCGCAGCGCGCCCGCGCTGACGCGGACCCTGCATGGCCGCGCCGTCGCCTCCGAGGCGCTGATGCCGGTCGATCTGGGCCCGGGCCGGCCGCGGGCGATGATGCTGATGGGCAGCGCCGATGCCGGGCGGTTCCAGCCCGCCCATGGCACCGACCTGCTGCGGTTCTTCCTGCAGGCCTTCCGGCTGGTCCTTCTGGACCGCATGGCCGGATGAGCGGCGACCGCCCACTGGCGCTGACCCCGGCCATGGAGGCGGCGCTGGACCGCTGGCTGGTGACCGAGGCCGCGACCCGCGACCTGTCGCCCCACACCGTCACCGCCTATCGCGGCGATCTGCTGGCCTTCCTGCATTTCCTGGCCGGGCATTGGGGCGGATCGGTCGCGCCATCCGGGCTGGCGCCGCTGCGCCAGACGGATATGCGCGCCTTCGCGGCATCCGAACGCGGGCGCGGGCTGGGGGCGCGGTCGCTGGCGCGGCGGATGTCGGCGATCCGGTCCTTCCTGCGCTGGATATCCGACCGCGAGGGGTTCGATCTGTCCGCCGCCCTGTCCGCCCGCAGCCCGCGTTTTGCCCGCAGCCTGCCGCGCCCGCTGACGCCCGATCAGGCGCAGGCGACGCTGGACCGGGTGGGCGATCACGCCACGCCCTGGATCGGGGCGCGGGATGCGGCGGTGCTGACGCTGCTCTGGGGGTCGGGGTTGCGCATCAGCGAGGCCTTGGGCCTCGAGGGCCATGACTGGCCCTTCCGCGAGGCGCTGACCATCCGCGGCAAGGGCGGGCGCGAACGGCAGGTGCCGGTCCTGCCGGTGGCGCGGGACGCCATCGCGCTCTATCTGCAGATCTGTCCTTGGGGGCATCAGCCCGACCGGCCGCTGTTTCGCGGCATCCGCGGCGGTCGGCTGGCCGCCGGCACGGTCGAGGCCGCGATGGCCCGCGCCCGCGCCGTGCTGGGCCTGCCGGCCAGCGCCACGCCCCATGCGCTGCGCCACAGCTTCGCCACGCATCTGCTGTCGGCGGGCGGCGATCTGCGATCCATCCAGGAACTGCTGGGCCATTCCAGCCTGTCCACCACCCAAGTCTATACCGGGGTGGATGACGCGGCGCTGATGGCGGTCTATCGTTCTGCCCATCCGCGCGGGTGAACCCCGCCGCCCCGTCGGGCGTTTCCCCTTTCGACCACCCAGCCCGACCAAGAATGAGGCCCCGATGACCGACCACGCGATCTTTCACCGCCCCCTGGGCGTCAATCCCCCGCCCGGCTATGACCAGGCGGTGTTCGGCATGGGCTGCTATTGGGGGGTCGAACGGCTGTTCTGGCAGCAGAACGGCATCTGGCTGACCGAGGTGGGCTTTGCCGGCGGCGATGTCCAGAACCCGACCTATGACCAGGTCAAGCGCGGCGACACGGGCCATGCCGAGGTCGTGCGCGTGATCTATGACAGCTCGCTGATCAGCTATGACCACCTGCTGCAGCTGTTCTGGGAAAACCACGACCCGACCCAAGGCGACCGGCAGGGCAACGATCACGGCCCGCAATATCGCAGCTTGATCGTGACCTTCACCGATGCGCAGCGCGCCGCGGCCGAGGCGTCGAAGGCCGATTACAACAACCGCCTGGCCGTGCAGGGCTTCCCCGAGATCACCACGACGATCCTGGACGAACAGCCCTTCTGGCCCGCCCATGAGGCCCATCAGCAATATCTGGAAAAGAACCCGGACGGTTATTGCGGGCTGAAGGGCACCGGGGTAGAGGCCTCCATCCCCAATCCGGACCCGATCTGATGCCCACCTTCACCGCGCTGACCCATCTGAATGGCCGCGAGGCCGCCGAGGCCCTGTCGGACGCCTGCGAGGATCTGACCCCCGAACCCGTCGGCACCGGCATCTTCGAGATCGAGGATGGCAGCGAGCGGTGGGAGGTCGGCGTCTATTTTACCGAAACCCCCGACGAGATCGCGCTGGCCCTGCTGGCCGCCGCGCATGGGGCGAACCCCTTCGTGATCTCGGAACTGCCCGAGGTCGATTGGGTCGCCCATGTGCGGCGCGAACTGACCCCGGTGCGCGCAGGGCGGTTCTATGTCCATGGCAGCCATGATGCGGACACCGTCCCCGAGGGCGTCGAGGCGCTCTGCATCGAGGCCGCCATGGCCTTCGGCACCGGCCATCACAACACCACCAAGGGCTGTCTTGAGGCGCTGGACCGGCTGGCCTCGGACGGGTTTCAGGCGCGGCGCATCGCCGATATCGGCTGCGGCACAGCGGTTCTGGCCATGGGCGCGGCCCGGCTGTGGCAGGTGACGGTGCTGGCCAGCGACATCGACCCGGTGGCGGTGGACACGGCCGCGGCCAATGTCATCGCCAACGGCCTGTCGGGCCGGGTGGAATGTTTCGAGGCCGCGGGCTTCGACCATCCCACGCTGGAACAGGCCGCGCCCTTCGATCTGGTCGTGGCCAATATCCTGAA
Above is a genomic segment from Paracoccus aestuarii containing:
- a CDS encoding 50S ribosomal protein L11 methyltransferase — encoded protein: MPTFTALTHLNGREAAEALSDACEDLTPEPVGTGIFEIEDGSERWEVGVYFTETPDEIALALLAAAHGANPFVISELPEVDWVAHVRRELTPVRAGRFYVHGSHDADTVPEGVEALCIEAAMAFGTGHHNTTKGCLEALDRLASDGFQARRIADIGCGTAVLAMGAARLWQVTVLASDIDPVAVDTAAANVIANGLSGRVECFEAAGFDHPTLEQAAPFDLVVANILKQPLIDLAGDMARHVGPQGRIVLSGILTGQAEEVVAAYDPAGFDLVRRDDLGDWTTLVLSRR
- a CDS encoding tyrosine recombinase XerC; translated protein: MSGDRPLALTPAMEAALDRWLVTEAATRDLSPHTVTAYRGDLLAFLHFLAGHWGGSVAPSGLAPLRQTDMRAFAASERGRGLGARSLARRMSAIRSFLRWISDREGFDLSAALSARSPRFARSLPRPLTPDQAQATLDRVGDHATPWIGARDAAVLTLLWGSGLRISEALGLEGHDWPFREALTIRGKGGRERQVPVLPVARDAIALYLQICPWGHQPDRPLFRGIRGGRLAAGTVEAAMARARAVLGLPASATPHALRHSFATHLLSAGGDLRSIQELLGHSSLSTTQVYTGVDDAALMAVYRSAHPRG
- the fsa gene encoding fructose-6-phosphate aldolase; protein product: MKFFVDTADIDAIRELNDLGMVDGVTTNPSLILKSGRAIAEVTAEICAMVEGPVSAEVVAEKADDMIAEGRHLAKIAPNVCIKVPLTWDGLKACRVLSDEGHKLNVTLCFSPAQAILAAKAGATFISPFIGRLDDIHLDGMDLIADIREIYDNYGYETEILAASIRSVNHIVDAAKIGADVITAPPSVIKSMANHVLTDKGLAQFNADWAQTGQKIL
- a CDS encoding DUF484 family protein; the protein is MSGGLDPETRDRLLADPGAILADRDLMRALVAAREAEAGANVVDIRGRAMQALETRLDRLEQAHEGVIAAAYDNQSGTAMIHRAVLFLLEQPDLGDLVGVLQSDIAPLLRIETLRLVVEADPGLPPLPEDAVIVPEGTIGLVVAAGRRAPRGDDILLRSAPALTRTLHGRAVASEALMPVDLGPGRPRAMMLMGSADAGRFQPAHGTDLLRFFLQAFRLVLLDRMAG
- the msrA gene encoding peptide-methionine (S)-S-oxide reductase MsrA — its product is MTDHAIFHRPLGVNPPPGYDQAVFGMGCYWGVERLFWQQNGIWLTEVGFAGGDVQNPTYDQVKRGDTGHAEVVRVIYDSSLISYDHLLQLFWENHDPTQGDRQGNDHGPQYRSLIVTFTDAQRAAAEASKADYNNRLAVQGFPEITTTILDEQPFWPAHEAHQQYLEKNPDGYCGLKGTGVEASIPNPDPI